A single window of Desulfurellaceae bacterium DNA harbors:
- the fdhF gene encoding formate dehydrogenase subunit alpha, with protein QPAQDVSHPAIAVNLDACIQCTRCQRACREEQVNDVIGYARRGSQAEIVFDIGDPMGHSSCVGCGECVQACPTGALMPAGEVGLTEPDKTVDSVCPYCGVGCLLTYHVKDNTILYVTGRDGPANHGRLCVKGRFGFDYVTHPHRLTQPLIRKPGVPKSAEVDFDPSRWQDIFREADWDEALDLAATGLKKIRDARGGRALAGFGSAKGSNEEAYLFQKLVRTGFGTNNVDHCTRLCHASSVAALLEGIGSAAVSNQVEDVAEAEVIVIIGSNTPENHPVAATFMKNAAKAGKTLIVMDPRRTELARHASYYLQFKPDTDVALLNAMIYTIIEEDLVNTAFVEQRTEDFALIRHNVAGFSPEEMAPVCGIEAARIREVARRYASASGSMIFWGMGISQHIHGTDNARCLIALALMTGQVGRPGTGLHPLRGQNNVQGASDAGLVPMVFPDYQRVDNDDAHERFEALWHTTLDDKPGLTVVEIMNAILDGSLHGMYIMGENPAMSDPNLHHARQALAGLDHLVVQDLFLTETAFFADVVLPASAFPEKTGTFTNTDRRVQLGRRALDPPGNARQDLDIIQAIARRLGLDWHYADAESVFVEMRQAMASIGGISWQRLERDSSVTYPCTSEDDPGQPVVFQADFPTPSGRGRFVPARLISADELPDKDFPYVLITGRQLEHWHTGAMTRRSRVLDAIEPQPVINIHPEDLAGIGGTEGDLLRVVSRRGELIAYARADSSMQREEIFIPFCYQEAAANLLTNEALDPYGKIPEFKYCAVQVEVARGAEA; from the coding sequence TCAGCCGGCCCAGGACGTGTCCCACCCGGCTATTGCGGTCAATCTCGACGCCTGCATCCAGTGTACCCGCTGCCAGCGCGCCTGCCGCGAGGAACAGGTCAACGACGTGATCGGCTATGCCCGACGCGGCAGCCAGGCCGAAATTGTCTTTGATATTGGCGATCCCATGGGCCACAGCTCGTGCGTCGGCTGCGGCGAGTGCGTTCAGGCCTGTCCGACCGGCGCGCTGATGCCGGCGGGCGAGGTGGGACTGACCGAGCCGGACAAGACCGTAGACTCGGTGTGTCCCTACTGCGGGGTGGGCTGTCTGCTGACCTACCACGTCAAGGACAACACCATTCTGTACGTCACCGGCCGGGACGGACCGGCCAACCACGGACGGCTGTGCGTCAAAGGCCGCTTTGGCTTCGACTATGTGACCCACCCCCACCGTCTGACACAACCCCTGATCCGCAAGCCCGGTGTGCCCAAGTCGGCCGAGGTCGACTTCGATCCGTCCCGCTGGCAAGACATCTTCCGTGAGGCCGACTGGGACGAAGCCCTGGACCTCGCTGCCACCGGCCTGAAAAAAATCCGTGACGCACGCGGCGGCCGGGCTCTGGCCGGCTTTGGCTCGGCCAAGGGCAGCAACGAGGAGGCGTATCTGTTTCAGAAGCTGGTCCGGACCGGCTTCGGTACCAATAATGTCGACCACTGCACCCGCCTGTGCCACGCCTCGTCGGTGGCCGCCCTGCTCGAAGGCATCGGCTCGGCCGCGGTCTCCAATCAGGTCGAGGACGTGGCCGAGGCCGAGGTGATTGTCATCATCGGCTCGAATACGCCCGAAAACCATCCGGTGGCCGCCACCTTCATGAAAAACGCGGCCAAGGCCGGAAAAACCCTGATCGTCATGGACCCGCGGCGCACCGAACTGGCCCGCCATGCCAGCTATTATCTCCAGTTCAAGCCCGACACCGACGTGGCGCTGCTGAACGCCATGATCTACACCATCATCGAAGAGGACTTGGTCAACACCGCGTTTGTCGAACAGCGGACCGAAGACTTTGCCTTGATTCGCCACAACGTGGCCGGCTTCAGCCCCGAGGAGATGGCTCCCGTCTGCGGCATTGAGGCGGCACGCATTCGGGAGGTGGCCCGCCGCTATGCCAGCGCCTCGGGTTCGATGATCTTCTGGGGCATGGGCATCTCGCAGCATATTCACGGCACCGATAACGCCCGGTGTCTGATCGCCCTGGCCCTGATGACCGGTCAGGTCGGCCGGCCGGGGACCGGTCTGCATCCGCTGCGCGGCCAGAACAACGTGCAGGGCGCGTCTGATGCGGGTCTGGTCCCGATGGTCTTTCCCGACTATCAGCGGGTCGACAACGACGACGCCCACGAGCGGTTCGAGGCGCTGTGGCACACCACGCTGGACGATAAACCGGGCCTGACGGTCGTCGAGATCATGAACGCGATTCTGGATGGCAGCCTCCACGGCATGTACATCATGGGCGAAAATCCGGCCATGTCCGACCCCAACCTGCACCACGCCCGCCAGGCTCTGGCCGGGCTGGATCATCTGGTGGTCCAAGACCTGTTTCTGACCGAAACCGCCTTTTTTGCCGACGTGGTGCTGCCGGCCTCGGCCTTTCCCGAAAAAACCGGCACGTTCACCAATACGGACCGTCGGGTGCAGCTGGGGCGGCGGGCGCTCGACCCGCCGGGCAACGCCCGCCAGGATCTGGACATCATCCAGGCCATCGCCCGGCGGCTGGGTCTGGACTGGCACTACGCCGATGCCGAGAGCGTGTTTGTCGAGATGCGCCAGGCCATGGCCAGCATCGGCGGGATCAGCTGGCAGCGCCTGGAGCGCGACAGCTCGGTCACCTACCCCTGCACCAGTGAGGACGACCCGGGCCAGCCGGTCGTTTTCCAAGCCGACTTTCCCACCCCCAGCGGCCGGGGCCGCTTTGTGCCGGCCCGGCTGATCAGCGCCGATGAGCTGCCGGACAAGGACTTCCCCTACGTCTTGATCACCGGCCGGCAGCTCGAACACTGGCATACCGGCGCCATGACCCGCCGCTCGCGGGTGTTGGACGCGATTGAGCCCCAGCCGGTGATCAATATCCATCCCGAGGACTTGGCAGGCATCGGCGGCACGGAGGGCGACCTGCTCAGAGTCGTCTCGCGCCGCGGCGAGCTGATCGCCTACGCCCGGGCCGACAGCAGCATGCAGCGGGAGGAGATTTTCATTCCGTTCTGCTACCAGGAGGCTGCGGCC